In Phocoena phocoena chromosome 8, mPhoPho1.1, whole genome shotgun sequence, the following are encoded in one genomic region:
- the FAM181B gene encoding protein FAM181B, producing the protein MAVQAALLSTHPFVPFGFGGSPDGLGSAFGALDKGCCFEDEETGTPAGALLAGAEGGDVREATRDLLSFIDSASSNIKLALDKPGKSKRKVNHRKYLQKQIKRCSGLMGAAPPGPPSPGAADTPAKRPLAAASAQTVPVQAHGKAGPRRETSQAAAAASLQSQSLAALFDSLSHVPGAADPAGVAEAAPAAGLVGAGAGGVGGDAAGPAGGPAVPGARKVPLRARNLPPSFFTEPSRAGGRGCGPSGPGVSLGDLEKGAEAAEFFEMLGPDYGAGTEAGVLLAAEPLDVLLTGAAVLRGPPELEPGLFEPPPAMGGSLLYPEPWSAPGGPTTKKSPLAAPRSGLTLNEPLRPLYPAAADSPGGDDGPGLLASFSPFFSDCALPPPPPPPQVSYDYSAGYSRTAYASLWRPDGIWEGAPGEEGAHRD; encoded by the coding sequence ATGGCAGTCCAGGCGGCGCTCCTCAGCACGCACCCCTTCGTCCCCTTCGGCTTCGGGGGCTCCCCTGACGGGCTGGGAAGCGCCTTCGGAGCCCTGGACAAGGGTTGCTGTTTCGAGGACGAGGAGACCGGGACACCGGCGGGCGCGCTGCTGGCGGGCGCCGAGGGCGGGGACGTGCGCGAGGCCACCCGCGACCTGCTCAGCTTCATTGACTCGGCGTCCAGCAACATCAAGCTGGCATTGGACAAGCCCGGCAAGTCGAAGCGGAAGGTGAACCACCGCAAGTACCTGCAGAAGCAGATCAAGCGCTGCAGCGGCCTCATGGGCGCCGCGCCCCCGGGCCCGCCCTCCCCGGGCGCCGCCGACACGCCCGCCAAGCGGCCGCTCGCCGCAGCCAGCGCCCAGACGGTCCCGGTCCAGGCCCACGGCAAGGCGGGCCCCCGGCGGGAGACGTCGCAGGCCGCGGCGGCCGCCAGCCTCCAAAGCCAGAGCCTGGCCGCGCTCTTCGACTCGCTGAGCCACGTCCCTGGGGCAGCAGATCCTGCCGGGGTTGCGGAGGCGGCGCCCGCGGCCGGGCTCGTGGGAGCGGGCGCTGGGGGCGTGGGAGGGGACGCGGCCGGCCCTGCAGGGGGTCCGGCCGTCCCCGGCGCCAGGAAGGTCCCGCTGCGGGCCCGCAACCTGCCCCCGTCCTTCTTCACCGAGCCGTCCCGGGCGGGCGGCCGCGGGTGCGGCCCGTCGGGGCCCGGCGTGAGCTTGGGCGACCTGGAGAAGGGCGCCGAGGCCGCGGAGTTCTTCGAGATGCTGGGGCCCGACTACGGCGCCGGCACCGAGGCGGGCGTCTTGCTCGCCGCGGAGCCTCTCGATGTGCTCCTCACCGGAGCCGCCGTCCTAAGGGGACCCCCGGAGCTGGAGCCCGGCCTCTTTGAGCCGCCACCCGCGATGGGGGGCAGCCTACTGTACCCCGAGCCCTGGAGCGCCCCGGGCGGCCCCACGACCAAGAAGTCACCCCTGGCTGCCCCCCGCAGTGGCTTGACCTTGAACGAGCCCTTGCGCCCCCTGTACCCAGCCGCCGCGGACTCTCCGGGCGGGGACGACGGGCCCGGCCTTTTGGCCTCTTTCTCCCCCTTCTTCTCAGACTGCGCTctgcccccgccgcccccgcccccgcaggTGTCCTACGACTACAGCGCGGGCTACAGCCGCACTGCGTACGCCAGCCTTTGGAGACCGGACGGGATTTGGGAAGGGGcgcctggggaggagggagcgcACCGGGACTGA